In one window of Saprospiraceae bacterium DNA:
- a CDS encoding HYR domain-containing protein, with translation MTQFGLRSFLIAFHFVVYNGIFAQNPTFQKIYRDIYQDQGLDCIQTINGHLIAGWTRNSMGSDGFLIRTNWQGDILWHKFYGGPAFDLFRYLTAANDGGFLAYGGTGNLGNLRDVWLVKTDEDGNLLWQKRMGAPHTSEVPSAPIIPVTDGYLLSGELGQGTTANLGSFITKVDNNGETLWSRLLTIGDQSNSAATKYYGIYHATDTALYATGTNGDHAVFVRLDPSTGDVDRVIEYRSPLYKLRSFGLRPTHDGNLMIMGMADFADQTMPRVVWALKARPDGEVVWSKTYMANQGWLSPIFRFNNVSDGGFILSLEESQINGDVDRTLLIKIDADGEFTWKRVLPLDGNPNKYKYFSHIFEDSTGQFVSTGWINNPSSEVLFVKTNPRGETSGCCSKTRNAIPPVDFPVEAVEAPFEQSDYLPFEPADLSSPQFQSNFVAEDICLVPQPTLHDTLRFCPGESVTIGDSTYAQPATVSLLIPSATDDCDTLATYTLEHEAPDPNAALQLDCPADISVQANVPTAVHYNEPAAWSDCNCPDLTLVRASGPASGELFPVGATTVCYQADDACGLSKNCCFTVTITPAPPPPSDACDTKTIGCLRFELLQVNRDYAQNWAYHVRLTNSCADAVQYAYLQVPKGLQALAPINDIVYTTSNGHTFTARNPNFSPFYSVRYHFAAPTLASGQSETFRYVLPQQADVKYIHAAARLFSGAFVETHLNTFSCPVGTEPQPKPEAGERGDYGGGALRVYPNPVSAEEALFIEGLDMEGSDFVLRDLTGRLVLEASVTSGQVRVGEANLANGLYFFSILKNGLPVGSGKVVVVR, from the coding sequence ATGACACAGTTTGGACTTCGCAGTTTTCTGATTGCTTTTCACTTCGTTGTATACAACGGAATTTTCGCTCAGAATCCAACCTTTCAGAAAATCTATCGAGATATTTATCAAGACCAAGGCTTAGATTGCATTCAAACAATTAACGGCCATTTAATTGCTGGCTGGACAAGAAACTCGATGGGGTCTGATGGGTTTCTTATTCGTACCAACTGGCAGGGCGATATACTCTGGCACAAATTTTACGGCGGACCCGCTTTTGATTTGTTTCGCTATTTGACAGCGGCCAACGACGGCGGATTTCTTGCTTATGGGGGGACAGGAAATTTGGGGAACCTTCGCGATGTATGGTTGGTCAAAACAGACGAAGACGGCAACCTGCTGTGGCAAAAAAGAATGGGCGCGCCCCATACCTCCGAAGTTCCCAGCGCCCCTATCATTCCCGTAACCGACGGCTACCTGCTCTCAGGGGAATTAGGGCAGGGTACCACAGCAAATCTTGGTTCTTTCATAACTAAAGTAGATAACAATGGGGAGACCCTTTGGAGCCGACTTCTGACAATAGGCGATCAATCCAACAGCGCCGCTACCAAATACTACGGCATCTATCATGCCACGGATACGGCCCTGTACGCAACGGGTACCAATGGCGATCATGCCGTTTTTGTCCGCCTTGACCCAAGCACAGGCGATGTTGACAGGGTCATTGAGTACAGGAGTCCCCTTTACAAGCTGCGCTCTTTTGGGCTAAGGCCCACGCACGACGGCAACTTAATGATCATGGGAATGGCCGATTTCGCAGACCAAACTATGCCTAGGGTTGTATGGGCGCTCAAAGCCCGGCCCGACGGAGAGGTGGTTTGGAGCAAGACATACATGGCCAATCAAGGATGGCTGTCGCCCATTTTCCGTTTCAATAATGTGTCTGACGGCGGCTTTATCTTATCTCTTGAAGAATCGCAGATAAACGGGGACGTAGATCGAACCTTGTTGATAAAAATTGACGCTGATGGCGAGTTTACCTGGAAAAGGGTCTTGCCTCTCGATGGAAATCCCAACAAATACAAATACTTTTCCCATATTTTTGAAGACTCGACGGGACAGTTTGTTTCCACGGGATGGATCAATAACCCCTCTAGTGAGGTTCTGTTTGTAAAAACCAATCCAAGAGGAGAGACATCAGGCTGTTGCTCAAAGACCAGAAACGCCATACCCCCTGTTGACTTCCCTGTGGAAGCAGTTGAGGCACCGTTCGAGCAGAGCGATTATCTGCCGTTCGAGCCCGCGGATCTTTCGTCGCCACAATTTCAGTCAAACTTTGTAGCCGAAGACATTTGCTTAGTCCCACAGCCCACCCTCCACGACACCCTCCGCTTCTGCCCCGGCGAAAGCGTCACCATCGGCGACTCCACCTACGCCCAGCCTGCCACCGTCTCCCTCCTCATCCCCTCCGCTACCGACGACTGCGACACGCTGGCCACCTACACCCTCGAACACGAAGCCCCCGACCCCAACGCCGCCCTCCAACTCGACTGCCCCGCCGACATCTCCGTGCAGGCCAATGTGCCCACAGCCGTTCACTACAACGAGCCTGCCGCTTGGTCGGACTGCAACTGCCCCGACCTGACCCTCGTCAGGGCCAGCGGCCCGGCCAGCGGCGAGTTGTTTCCGGTGGGTGCCACTACTGTCTGCTACCAAGCTGACGATGCCTGCGGACTGTCGAAAAACTGCTGTTTCACCGTCACCATCACGCCCGCCCCGCCCCCGCCCAGCGACGCCTGCGACACCAAGACCATCGGCTGCCTCCGATTCGAACTCCTCCAGGTCAACCGCGACTACGCCCAAAACTGGGCCTACCACGTCCGCCTGACCAACTCCTGCGCCGACGCGGTGCAGTACGCCTACCTCCAAGTCCCCAAGGGCCTGCAAGCCCTCGCGCCCATCAACGACATCGTCTATACCACCTCCAATGGCCACACCTTCACCGCACGCAACCCCAACTTCTCGCCCTTCTACTCCGTCCGCTACCATTTCGCCGCGCCCACTTTGGCCAGCGGCCAGTCGGAGACCTTCCGCTATGTGCTGCCCCAGCAGGCCGACGTCAAGTACATCCACGCCGCCGCGCGCCTCTTTTCGGGCGCTTTCGTCGAGACGCACCTCAACACATTTTCCTGCCCGGTGGGCACCGAGCCGCAGCCCAAGCCCGAGGCGGGCGAGCGCGGCGACTACGGCGGCGGCGCGCTGCGGGTGTACCCCAACCCGGTTTCCGCTGAGGAGGCGCTGTTCATCGAAGGCCTCGACATGGAGGGGAGCGATTTCGTGCTTCGTGACTTGACGGGCAGGCTGGTGCTGGAAGCGAGCGTCACGAGCGGTCAGGTCAGGGTGGGCGAGGCCAATTTGGCAAACGGGCTATATTTTTTCAGCATTTTGAAAAACGGCTTGCCTGTGGGGAGCGGGAAGGTGGTGGTGGTGAGGTGA
- a CDS encoding HYR domain-containing protein, with protein MSHFSSRGLISVTLCLFFTSLFSQIPTFQKAYVGEFRDDCLWGIETIDGFLLAGRGRPLAGGVDGLLIKTDQNGKLIWSKNYGDTRPDWFTSAVVANDGGFVAYGMSGGTSSSDAGVWLVKVDSMGELIWQRTMGDTISSENPGVPMVHVPDGYVVSGTVNQPPLGIRGAFVTRVDNNGETSWSQFYATDTALGSNIVLQKLVVQYATDTMLFAISTAGKSAGFVAIDPFSGDIIRTTEYSHPDYRMDCTALQPTLDGNFVLNGLATPDDPSTPRLLWLLKVRADGQIIWAKAYPPNFNWSNLFITSHFSTASDGGFIICPSEVKQSGGTDYRMLMKLDNNGDVLWKKSYTSISSTPNWVLRCFETSDGGIAALGNFTFPSSYDDFFLMKTDADGEIAGCCSEKRDFLPPVDFPIEAVPASYHQEDYLTFKPINLTPTFAVNYSDTSICTVSPRPTLHDTLRFCPGESVTIGDSTYAQPATVSLLIPSATDDCDTLATYTLEHEAPDPNAALQLDCPADISVQANVPTIVHYNEPTAWSDCNCPDLTLVRASGPASGVAFPLGATSVCYQADDACANSRACCFTVTLAPAPPPPSDACDTKTIGCLQFELLQVNRDYAQNWAYHVRLTNSCADAVQYAYLQVPKGLQALAPINDIVYTTSNGHTFTARNPNFSPFYSVRYHFAAPTLASGQSETFRYVLPQQADVKYIHAAARLFSGAFVETHLNTFSCPVGTEPQPKPEAGERGDYGGGALRVYPNPVSAEEALFIEGLDMEGSDFVLRDLTGRLVLEASVTSGQVRVGEANLANGLYFFSILKNGLPVGSGKVVVVR; from the coding sequence ATGTCACATTTTTCATCTCGCGGCTTAATTTCCGTTACGCTCTGTCTGTTCTTCACATCGCTGTTCAGCCAAATTCCCACCTTTCAAAAAGCATATGTCGGCGAGTTCCGTGATGACTGCCTATGGGGAATTGAAACAATTGACGGTTTTTTGCTGGCAGGCCGAGGACGACCGTTAGCCGGGGGGGTGGATGGGCTGCTCATTAAAACAGACCAAAATGGCAAACTCATTTGGAGCAAAAATTATGGGGATACAAGGCCCGATTGGTTCACATCTGCGGTAGTGGCCAATGACGGTGGATTCGTAGCCTACGGCATGAGCGGCGGCACATCATCGTCTGATGCGGGTGTCTGGTTGGTCAAAGTGGACAGCATGGGCGAGTTGATTTGGCAAAGGACTATGGGGGACACAATATCTTCGGAGAATCCGGGTGTACCTATGGTGCATGTGCCTGACGGGTACGTTGTTTCGGGCACTGTTAATCAGCCACCATTGGGTATTCGGGGGGCTTTCGTGACTCGAGTGGACAATAATGGAGAAACGTCTTGGAGCCAGTTTTACGCTACCGATACAGCGCTGGGCAGTAACATTGTTCTCCAAAAACTGGTTGTTCAATACGCGACAGACACCATGCTGTTTGCTATTAGTACAGCAGGAAAAAGTGCGGGGTTTGTTGCCATAGACCCCTTTTCTGGGGACATAATTCGCACCACTGAATACAGTCATCCTGATTATAGGATGGACTGCACTGCCTTACAGCCCACACTTGATGGAAATTTTGTGCTTAACGGCTTGGCCACTCCTGATGACCCTAGCACCCCCCGTTTATTGTGGTTATTGAAAGTCCGTGCCGATGGGCAGATAATCTGGGCAAAAGCATATCCACCTAACTTCAATTGGTCTAATCTTTTTATTACCTCGCATTTCAGCACAGCCTCGGATGGAGGGTTTATTATATGCCCTTCCGAAGTAAAACAATCGGGAGGAACAGACTACAGAATGTTGATGAAACTTGACAATAACGGTGATGTGCTTTGGAAAAAGTCCTATACAAGTATCTCATCAACGCCTAACTGGGTTTTGCGCTGTTTTGAGACATCTGATGGAGGTATTGCTGCACTTGGAAACTTTACCTTTCCGAGTAGCTATGATGATTTTTTCTTGATGAAAACCGATGCCGACGGCGAAATAGCGGGCTGCTGCTCCGAGAAACGCGACTTCCTGCCTCCCGTTGATTTTCCCATAGAGGCCGTGCCCGCATCCTACCATCAAGAAGATTACTTGACCTTCAAGCCAATAAATCTAACGCCTACTTTTGCGGTGAACTACTCTGATACCAGCATCTGCACCGTCTCCCCCCGCCCCACCTTACACGACACCCTCCGCTTCTGCCCCGGCGAAAGCGTCACTATCGGCGACTCCACCTACGCCCAGCCCGCCACCGTCTCCCTCCTCATCCCCTCCGCCACCGACGACTGCGACACCCTCGCCACCTACACCCTCGAACACGAAGCCCCCGACCCCAACGCCGCCCTCCAACTCGACTGCCCCGCCGACATCTCCGTGCAGGCCAATGTGCCCACAATCGTCCACTACAACGAGCCGACGGCCTGGTCGGACTGCAACTGCCCCGACCTGACCCTTGTCAGGGCCAGCGGCCCGGCCAGCGGCGTCGCCTTCCCCCTCGGCGCCACTTCCGTCTGCTACCAAGCCGACGATGCCTGCGCCAACTCGCGCGCCTGCTGCTTCACCGTCACCCTCGCGCCCGCCCCGCCCCCGCCCAGCGATGCCTGCGACACCAAGACCATCGGCTGCCTCCAATTCGAACTCCTCCAGGTCAACCGCGACTACGCCCAAAACTGGGCCTACCACGTCCGCCTGACCAACTCCTGCGCCGACGCCGTGCAGTACGCCTACCTCCAAGTCCCCAAGGGCCTGCAAGCCCTCGCGCCCATCAACGACATCGTCTATACCACCTCCAATGGCCACACCTTCACCGCGCGCAACCCCAACTTCTCGCCCTTCTACTCCGTCCGCTACCATTTCGCCGCGCCCACTTTGGCCAGCGGCCAGTCGGAGACCTTCCGCTATGTGCTGCCCCAGCAGGCCGACGTCAAGTACATCCACGCCGCCGCGCGCCTCTTTTCGGGCGCCTTCGTCGAGACGCACCTCAATACCTTCTCCTGCCCGGTGGGCACGGAGCCACAGCCCAAGCCCGAGGCGGGCGAGCGCGGCGACTACGGCGGCGGCGCGCTGCGGGTGTACCCCAACCCGGTTTCCGCTGAGGAGGCGCTGTTCATCGAAGGCCTCGACATGGAGGGGAGCGATTTCGTGCTTCGTGACTTGACGGGCAGGCTGGTGCTGGAAGCGAGCGTTACGAGCGGTCAGGTCAGGGTGGGCGAGGCCAATTTGGCAAACGGGCTATATTTTTTCAGCATTTTGAAAAACGGCTTGCCTGTGGGGAGCGGGAAGGTGGTGGTGGTGAGGTGA
- a CDS encoding amidohydrolase family protein, which yields MKIDAHQHFWQYDSERYGWISEEMRRIRRDFMPEDLQPVLAANGMDGAVLVQVHQEEAENVFFLSLAARHSFIKGIVGWVDFQADDIDERLDYWSSFPALKGFRHIVQAEADEDFLLQKNFRRGIEALSKTRFAYDILVVHRQLPAVIKFVQQHPNQRFVLDHLGKPDIRGGLLEPWATHIRALGQFENVFCKISGMVTEADWGNWSAETFKLYLDTVTEAFGTERLMFGSDWPVCLVTGEYEQVKSLADDYFAAFSSKEEAAIWGGNAVGFYQLF from the coding sequence ATGAAAATTGACGCACACCAACATTTCTGGCAGTACGACTCCGAACGCTACGGCTGGATTTCGGAGGAAATGCGCCGCATCCGGCGTGACTTTATGCCGGAAGATTTGCAGCCAGTTTTGGCCGCCAACGGCATGGACGGCGCGGTACTCGTGCAAGTACACCAAGAGGAGGCGGAAAACGTTTTTTTTCTCTCGCTGGCAGCCCGACATTCGTTTATCAAAGGCATTGTCGGCTGGGTTGATTTTCAGGCGGACGACATTGATGAGCGGTTGGACTATTGGTCGTCGTTCCCGGCGCTCAAAGGCTTTCGTCACATTGTGCAAGCGGAGGCGGACGAGGATTTTTTACTGCAAAAAAATTTCCGGCGCGGCATCGAGGCATTGAGCAAAACGCGATTCGCCTACGATATTTTGGTCGTGCACAGGCAACTCCCCGCCGTCATAAAATTTGTGCAACAGCATCCGAATCAACGGTTTGTGCTCGACCACCTCGGAAAGCCTGACATCAGGGGAGGCTTGCTCGAACCCTGGGCGACGCACATTCGCGCCTTAGGTCAATTTGAAAATGTCTTTTGCAAAATATCGGGCATGGTGACAGAAGCCGACTGGGGGAACTGGTCTGCCGAAACGTTCAAGCTCTACTTGGACACGGTGACGGAAGCCTTCGGCACGGAGCGGCTGATGTTCGGCTCCGACTGGCCGGTTTGCCTCGTGACAGGGGAGTATGAGCAAGTCAAGTCGTTGGCGGACGATTATTTCGCAGCCTTTTCATCGAAAGAAGAAGCGGCGATTTGGGGGGGGAATGCGGTGGGGTTTTATCAACTTTTCTGA
- a CDS encoding fumarylacetoacetate hydrolase family protein — translation MKLLRFGNVGKEKPALQMPDGSRLDVSAFGEDYNENFFGNDGLIRLQKWLETNASRCPAVPAEARIGACVARPSKIVCIGLNYAQHAAETNVPLPSEPILFFKSTTALCGPYDNLIIPKNSEKTDWEVELAVVIGKKAAYVAEAEAMDFVAGYALHNDYSERTFQLERGGQWVKGKSADTFAPLGPFLATKDEIPDPHNLRLWLCLNGELMQDSNTDDMVFKIPFLVHYISQFMTLLPGDVISTGTPFGVGLGLQPPRYLKVGDVVELGIDHLGTQKQIAVAYEN, via the coding sequence ATGAAATTGCTCCGTTTCGGAAATGTCGGAAAAGAAAAGCCCGCCCTGCAAATGCCCGACGGCAGCAGGCTCGACGTGTCGGCGTTTGGAGAAGATTACAACGAAAATTTTTTCGGAAATGACGGCCTGATTCGTTTGCAAAAATGGCTGGAAACCAACGCCTCGCGCTGTCCCGCCGTGCCTGCCGAAGCGAGAATTGGCGCTTGCGTCGCTCGGCCTTCCAAAATTGTCTGCATCGGCCTCAACTACGCGCAACACGCCGCCGAAACCAACGTGCCGCTGCCCTCCGAGCCGATATTGTTTTTCAAATCCACGACCGCCCTGTGCGGCCCTTACGACAACTTGATTATCCCGAAAAATTCGGAAAAAACAGATTGGGAAGTCGAACTCGCGGTCGTCATTGGCAAAAAAGCCGCCTACGTTGCGGAGGCCGAGGCGATGGATTTCGTAGCTGGATATGCCTTGCACAACGACTATTCCGAGCGCACCTTCCAACTCGAACGTGGCGGCCAATGGGTGAAGGGCAAAAGCGCCGACACCTTCGCGCCGCTCGGCCCGTTTTTGGCGACAAAAGACGAGATTCCTGACCCACACAACCTGCGCCTCTGGCTGTGCCTCAACGGCGAACTCATGCAGGACTCAAACACTGACGACATGGTTTTCAAAATCCCTTTTCTCGTCCATTACATCAGCCAATTTATGACCCTGCTGCCCGGCGATGTTATTTCCACAGGGACACCGTTTGGCGTGGGGCTTGGGCTGCAACCGCCTCGCTATCTGAAAGTTGGCGACGTGGTGGAGTTGGGAATTGACCACTTGGGGACGCAAAAACAAATCGCCGTCGCCTATGAAAATTGA
- a CDS encoding IS1 family transposase, whose protein sequence is MFSARTRQILSFFIGDGSVGACKRLWRKLPHEYQKCLSFSDFWTTYQCLPSETHLMVGKETGLTNHVERLNNTLRQRISRLVRKTLSFSKKEYMLNLHFKRFAYHYNLNVIG, encoded by the coding sequence TTGTTCAGTGCTAGAACAAGGCAGATACTCTCCTTTTTCATTGGCGACGGCTCGGTGGGGGCGTGCAAGCGACTTTGGCGCAAACTCCCCCACGAGTACCAAAAATGTCTGAGTTTCAGCGATTTTTGGACGACGTATCAATGTTTGCCCAGCGAGACACACCTCATGGTCGGCAAAGAGACCGGACTGACCAACCATGTCGAAAGGCTGAACAACACCTTGCGCCAGCGTATCAGCCGACTCGTCCGAAAAACCCTCTCTTTCTCCAAAAAGGAGTATATGCTCAATCTGCACTTCAAACGCTTCGCATACCACTACAACTTAAATGTCATCGGTTAA
- a CDS encoding IS1 family transposase has product MITEVRRCHRCESSNIVKNGKNRSGTQTYKCKDCGCCRVLDSKQPSRNIDPELVERAYQERQSLRGTGRLLNVSHRTVLNWLKKKRGNSPLSKTPLRKDKPTTS; this is encoded by the coding sequence ATGATAACAGAAGTTCGTCGTTGTCACCGCTGCGAAAGCAGCAACATCGTCAAAAACGGGAAAAACCGCTCCGGCACCCAAACCTACAAGTGCAAAGATTGTGGTTGCTGCCGGGTATTGGACAGCAAGCAGCCCAGCAGGAACATAGACCCCGAACTGGTGGAGCGTGCCTACCAAGAGCGGCAAAGCCTTCGAGGCACGGGGCGCTTGTTGAATGTCTCGCATCGGACGGTACTCAACTGGTTAAAAAAAAAGCGCGGCAACTCTCCCCTTTCAAAAACACCATTGAGGAAGGACAAGCCGACGACCAGTTAG
- a CDS encoding IS5 family transposase, with product MVYPSDCIVLLLSLKSVFHLAFRQLEGFAGSVLELMGADLRVPSYTQICRRQAGPQVPLRIRRALRQGEAIHLVVNSSGLKIYGECEWKVRKHGRSKRRTWRKIHLGVDEGTGEITAAVLTDNKTDDAAMLGQLVADTFEQGVDIGKLGADGACDTYECWDILVEAEIEPIIPPRENAAYQLDKEGLPTDHPRNQALDIIDQGGVEANRKGWKAQSGYHRRSISENAFFRWKTILGEDMYARKIENQKTEAAIKAAVLNRFIQIAAPKAAKVA from the coding sequence ATGGTTTACCCGTCGGACTGCATCGTGCTGCTTTTGAGCCTGAAGTCGGTCTTCCATCTGGCCTTTCGGCAGTTGGAGGGCTTTGCCGGCTCGGTATTGGAACTGATGGGGGCAGACCTTCGGGTTCCGTCGTACACGCAGATATGCCGTCGACAGGCAGGGCCTCAAGTCCCCTTGCGCATCCGGCGGGCGCTTCGGCAGGGCGAGGCGATCCATCTGGTGGTGAATTCCAGCGGGTTGAAAATCTATGGGGAATGCGAATGGAAGGTGCGCAAGCACGGGAGGTCCAAGCGGCGCACATGGCGAAAAATCCACTTGGGCGTTGACGAAGGCACGGGAGAAATCACGGCCGCAGTACTCACCGACAACAAGACCGACGATGCCGCCATGCTGGGCCAACTGGTGGCAGACACCTTTGAGCAGGGAGTTGACATCGGCAAACTGGGTGCCGACGGGGCCTGTGACACCTACGAGTGCTGGGACATATTGGTGGAGGCCGAGATCGAGCCGATCATACCGCCCCGGGAAAACGCCGCATACCAGTTGGACAAAGAGGGCCTGCCCACGGATCACCCTCGGAACCAAGCCTTGGATATCATCGACCAGGGCGGAGTGGAGGCCAACCGAAAGGGCTGGAAAGCGCAATCGGGCTACCACCGCCGAAGCATCAGTGAAAATGCCTTTTTCCGTTGGAAAACTATTCTGGGCGAAGATATGTATGCCCGAAAGATCGAAAACCAAAAAACTGAGGCCGCCATCAAAGCGGCTGTATTGAACCGATTTATTCAAATCGCCGCGCCGAAGGCTGCAAAAGTCGCCTGA